The Chloroflexota bacterium genomic sequence TTGTTACCTAACCGTAGTAGTTGTCCACAATTTTCGGGCTGTTTAAGTAGGAGAAATGGAATGCAGTGGTTGGTATTTGTCATCGCGTTACTGGCTAGTGTGATTTTGGTGCCGGTTGTTCGAGTGGTTGCTCGACGACTGGGCAAAGTTGCCCAACCGCGCGGCGACCGCTGGCACAGCCTGCCAACGCCCTATCTTGGCGGTGTGGCAATTTTTGTCGCCTTTGCCATTGCGCTTATCTTTTCTGGTCGCTGGGGTAGTTTGCCATTGGGTTTGTTGATTGGCGCCGGGGTTGCGTTTCTTGTGGGCGTAATTGATGATTTTTTCAATCTATCGCCACAGACCAAATTAGTGGGCCTG encodes the following:
- a CDS encoding undecaprenyl/decaprenyl-phosphate alpha-N-acetylglucosaminyl 1-phosphate transferase; this encodes MQWLVFVIALLASVILVPVVRVVARRLGKVAQPRGDRWHSLPTPYLGGVAIFVAFAIALIFSGRWGSLPLGLLIGAGVAFLVGVIDDFFNLSPQTKLVGL